Proteins encoded by one window of Clostridium perfringens:
- the gap gene encoding type I glyceraldehyde-3-phosphate dehydrogenase, which translates to MVKVAINGFGRIGRLALRLMIDNPEFEVVAINDLTDAKTLAHLFKYDSAQGRFNGEIEVKEGAFVVNGKEIKVTAKSNPAELPWGELGVDVVLECTGFFASKEKASAHLTAGAKKVVISAPAGNDLPTVVYNVNHDILDGSEDVISGASCTTNCLAPMAKALNDNFGLNKGFMTTIHAYTNDQNTLDAPHKKGDLRRARAAAANIVPNSTGAAKAIGLVIPELAGKLDGNAQRVPVITGSLTELVCTLDKKVTVEEVNAAMKAASNESFGYTEDPIVSSDVIGISFGSLFDATQTKIMEVDGQQLVKVASWYDNEASYTNQLIRTLKCLVSK; encoded by the coding sequence ATGGTAAAAGTAGCTATTAACGGATTTGGAAGAATAGGAAGATTAGCGTTAAGATTAATGATCGACAACCCTGAGTTTGAGGTTGTAGCAATCAACGACTTAACTGATGCTAAGACTTTAGCACACTTATTCAAATACGATTCAGCACAAGGAAGATTCAATGGTGAAATAGAAGTTAAAGAAGGAGCTTTCGTAGTTAACGGAAAAGAAATCAAAGTAACTGCTAAAAGCAACCCTGCTGAATTACCATGGGGAGAATTAGGAGTAGACGTAGTATTAGAGTGTACTGGATTCTTCGCATCAAAAGAGAAAGCTTCAGCTCACTTAACTGCTGGTGCTAAAAAAGTTGTTATCTCAGCTCCTGCTGGAAACGACCTACCAACAGTTGTTTACAACGTAAACCACGACATATTAGATGGAAGCGAAGATGTTATCTCAGGTGCTTCATGTACTACAAACTGCTTAGCTCCAATGGCTAAAGCTTTAAATGATAACTTCGGATTAAACAAAGGTTTCATGACTACAATCCACGCTTACACTAATGACCAAAACACTTTAGATGCTCCACACAAAAAAGGAGACTTAAGAAGAGCTAGAGCTGCTGCTGCTAACATAGTTCCAAACTCAACTGGAGCTGCTAAAGCTATCGGTTTAGTTATCCCAGAATTAGCTGGTAAATTAGACGGAAACGCTCAAAGAGTACCTGTAATAACTGGTTCATTAACTGAGTTAGTTTGTACTTTAGATAAAAAAGTAACAGTAGAAGAAGTAAACGCTGCTATGAAAGCTGCTTCAAACGAATCATTCGGATACACTGAAGATCCAATAGTATCATCAGACGTTATCGGAATAAGCTTCGGATCATTATTCGATGCTACTCAAACTAAAATAATGGAAGTTGACGGACAACAATTAGTTAAAGTTGCTTCATGGTATGACAACGAAGCTTCATACACTAACCAATTAATCAGAACTTTAAAATGCTTAGTTTCTAAGTAA
- the rpoN gene encoding RNA polymerase factor sigma-54, producing the protein MLMDFNLNLTQEQKLIMTQQMQLSIKLLQMSTYDLREYIEKEFSENPVLEAQYEDIKEVSKEQDRLEYKELVKYLESDNYGSQSYGEYDEEGISPFTFISKPESLTDYLEGQILELPIDEYMRSVCSYMVECLDQKGYLDIKKEELMNELECSEETFNRALIVIQNLEPAGIGARDLKECLEIQLERKGENDPIVKEIIDNHLDDLADNRYQVIAKDLDITPKKAQDYGDLIKTLEPKPSRGFYTGDEVGFIIPDAEIRKIDGEFLILMKDGVLPMLSVNPLYKDILKDSTNDKEATEYVKEKIDKAMFLIKSIEQRKSTLHKVLQKILEKQKDYFEKGEKYLKPMTLKEIAEKLEMHESTISRAIRDKYILTSMGTIKIKDLFVNSISNKEKSHGEEDVTVINIKKALEEVIKEEDKRKPLSDQAISEILKEKGMAISRRTVAKYREELGIKSSSKRKRF; encoded by the coding sequence ATGTTAATGGATTTTAATTTGAATTTAACCCAAGAGCAAAAGCTTATTATGACCCAGCAAATGCAACTTTCAATAAAACTTTTGCAAATGTCAACATATGATTTAAGAGAATATATTGAAAAAGAATTTTCAGAAAATCCTGTATTAGAAGCTCAGTATGAGGATATTAAAGAGGTATCAAAAGAGCAAGATAGATTAGAATATAAAGAGTTAGTAAAATATTTAGAGTCAGATAACTATGGTTCTCAAAGTTATGGTGAATATGATGAGGAAGGAATATCACCTTTTACTTTCATAAGTAAGCCAGAATCTTTAACAGATTATTTAGAAGGTCAAATATTAGAACTACCCATAGACGAATATATGAGAAGTGTATGTAGTTATATGGTCGAGTGTTTAGATCAAAAGGGATATTTAGATATAAAAAAAGAAGAATTAATGAATGAGCTAGAGTGTTCTGAAGAGACTTTTAATAGGGCTTTAATAGTTATTCAAAACTTAGAACCTGCTGGTATAGGGGCAAGAGATTTAAAGGAATGCTTAGAAATTCAGTTAGAAAGAAAAGGTGAAAATGACCCTATAGTTAAAGAGATTATAGATAATCATTTAGACGATTTAGCAGATAATAGATATCAAGTTATTGCAAAGGATTTAGACATTACTCCTAAAAAAGCACAAGATTATGGAGATTTAATAAAAACTTTAGAACCAAAACCATCAAGAGGCTTTTACACTGGTGATGAGGTGGGATTTATAATTCCTGATGCGGAAATAAGAAAGATAGATGGAGAATTCCTTATATTAATGAAGGATGGAGTTTTACCTATGCTTTCAGTTAACCCTTTATATAAAGATATATTAAAAGATAGTACTAATGATAAAGAGGCTACAGAGTATGTAAAGGAAAAAATAGATAAAGCTATGTTTTTAATTAAAAGTATAGAACAAAGAAAAAGCACTCTACACAAAGTTCTCCAAAAAATACTTGAAAAGCAAAAGGATTATTTTGAGAAGGGTGAAAAATATTTAAAACCTATGACTTTAAAAGAAATAGCTGAGAAGCTAGAAATGCATGAATCAACTATTTCAAGAGCCATAAGAGATAAGTATATTTTAACTTCCATGGGAACAATAAAGATAAAGGATCTTTTTGTAAACTCAATAAGTAATAAGGAAAAGAGTCATGGAGAAGAAGATGTTACAGTTATAAATATAAAAAAGGCTTTAGAAGAAGTAATTAAGGAAGAGGATAAAAGGAAGCCCTTATCAGATCAAGCCATAAGCGAAATTTTAAAAGAAAAAGGAATGGCTATTTCAAGAAGAACTGTGGCAAAATACAGAGAAGAGTTAGGCATAAAGTCATCTAGCAAGAGAAAAAGATTTTAA
- the tpiA gene encoding triose-phosphate isomerase: MRTPIIAGNWKMHYTIDEAVKLVEELKPLVKDAKCEVVVCPTFVCLDAVKKAVEGTNIKVGAQNMHFEEKGAFTGEIAPRMLEAMNIDYVIIGHSERREYFNETDETCNKKVKAAFAHNLTPILCCGETLEQRENGTTNDVIKAQITADLEGLTKEQAEKVVIAYEPIWAIGTGKTATSDQANETIAAIRAMVAEMFGQEVADKVRIQYGGSVKPNTIAEQMAKSDIDGALVGGASLVAADFAQIVNY; the protein is encoded by the coding sequence ATGAGAACTCCAATAATCGCAGGAAACTGGAAAATGCACTATACAATAGACGAGGCTGTTAAATTAGTTGAAGAATTAAAGCCATTAGTTAAAGATGCTAAATGTGAAGTTGTTGTTTGCCCAACTTTTGTTTGCTTAGACGCAGTTAAAAAAGCTGTTGAAGGAACAAACATAAAAGTAGGTGCTCAAAACATGCACTTTGAAGAAAAAGGAGCATTCACTGGAGAAATCGCTCCAAGAATGTTAGAAGCTATGAACATAGATTACGTTATAATTGGACATAGTGAAAGAAGAGAATACTTCAACGAAACAGATGAAACTTGCAACAAAAAAGTTAAAGCTGCTTTCGCACACAACTTAACTCCAATCCTTTGCTGTGGAGAAACTTTAGAGCAAAGAGAAAACGGAACTACTAACGACGTTATAAAAGCTCAAATCACTGCTGATTTAGAAGGATTAACTAAAGAGCAAGCTGAGAAAGTTGTTATAGCTTACGAACCAATCTGGGCTATCGGAACTGGAAAAACTGCTACTTCAGACCAAGCTAATGAAACAATAGCTGCTATAAGAGCTATGGTTGCTGAAATGTTCGGACAAGAAGTTGCTGATAAAGTAAGAATCCAATACGGTGGATCAGTTAAGCCTAACACAATAGCAGAGCAAATGGCTAAATCAGACATCGATGGTGCTTTAGTTGGTGGAGCTAGCTTAGTTGCAGCTGACTTTGCTCAAATCGTAAACTACTAA
- a CDS encoding ECF transporter S component, with product MNFTKEKKRLDVKSLCFSAILIAISVILANFPIFSSIALDSMPAFVGGIIISPVVGGIIGLLAHLFVALRTGFPLSLPVHILVALEMFVVVYITSIIFNRGKVILAGIVGTLLNGIGFTFITGVFMYFVLGGMNPVDFLKLLGLPLTLASLVNIVIAFIVSKGLKNANIQV from the coding sequence ATGAATTTTACTAAGGAAAAAAAGAGATTAGATGTTAAGAGTTTGTGTTTTTCAGCTATACTTATAGCAATAAGTGTTATATTAGCTAACTTCCCTATATTCTCTAGTATAGCATTAGATTCAATGCCAGCTTTTGTTGGGGGAATAATAATATCACCTGTAGTTGGAGGAATAATAGGACTTTTAGCTCATTTATTTGTAGCTTTAAGAACAGGATTTCCTTTAAGTTTACCAGTACATATTTTAGTAGCATTAGAAATGTTTGTTGTTGTATACATAACATCAATAATATTTAACAGAGGAAAAGTAATTTTAGCAGGAATTGTTGGTACTCTTTTAAATGGAATAGGATTTACTTTTATAACAGGAGTATTTATGTATTTTGTTTTAGGAGGAATGAATCCTGTAGACTTTTTAAAACTTTTAGGATTACCACTTACTTTAGCAAGCTTAGTTAATATAGTTATAGCATTTATAGTAAGTAAGGGATTAAAAAATGCAAATATACAAGTTTAG
- a CDS encoding sugar-binding transcriptional regulator: MLEILKLQKIIVPEMVELLVKRYNIIRTIYYNQPIGRRALANNLNLGERIVRTEIGFLKSQNLIQINTPGMSVTQEGEFMLESLKGFIHEIKGLSNLEKQLCDMLHVRNVIVVPGDCSEDENTIKELGKAAANYSKNIIKDGYTIAVTGGSTVKEVIDELPEMANLKNVLVVPARGGMGKKVETQSNTLAANLAKKLNGTYKMLHVPDNISKEVMDALMKQEDMKELIQNIKNADMLIYGIGQAKKMANKRGVPKDQIIKLLDLGAIGEAFGCYFNDKSEVVYVMPTLGVTINDLRKIKNHIAVAGGKNKAEAILTTVYGNENAVLITDEGAANEILNFLNRDE; encoded by the coding sequence TTGCTAGAGATTTTAAAATTGCAAAAGATAATAGTTCCTGAAATGGTAGAACTATTAGTTAAAAGATACAATATAATCAGAACAATTTATTATAATCAGCCAATAGGTAGAAGAGCTTTGGCAAACAATTTAAATTTAGGTGAAAGAATTGTAAGAACAGAAATAGGTTTTTTAAAATCTCAAAACCTTATACAAATAAACACTCCAGGTATGTCTGTAACCCAAGAAGGAGAGTTCATGTTAGAATCTTTAAAGGGATTTATACATGAAATAAAAGGGCTATCTAATCTTGAGAAGCAATTATGTGATATGCTTCATGTAAGAAATGTAATTGTTGTTCCAGGAGATTGCAGTGAGGATGAAAACACTATAAAAGAGCTTGGAAAAGCCGCTGCAAATTATTCTAAGAATATCATTAAAGATGGCTATACTATTGCTGTTACTGGTGGAAGTACTGTAAAAGAAGTTATAGACGAATTACCAGAAATGGCAAACCTAAAAAATGTGTTAGTGGTGCCTGCAAGAGGTGGTATGGGTAAGAAGGTTGAGACGCAGTCAAATACATTAGCTGCAAATTTAGCTAAAAAGTTAAATGGAACCTATAAAATGCTTCATGTTCCTGATAATATAAGCAAAGAAGTAATGGATGCTTTAATGAAGCAGGAAGATATGAAGGAACTTATACAAAATATTAAAAATGCAGATATGCTAATATATGGTATAGGTCAGGCTAAAAAGATGGCTAACAAAAGAGGAGTGCCTAAGGATCAAATAATAAAGTTATTAGATTTAGGTGCTATAGGAGAAGCTTTTGGATGCTACTTTAATGATAAGTCAGAAGTTGTTTATGTAATGCCAACTTTAGGGGTTACAATAAATGATCTTAGAAAAATAAAAAATCACATAGCTGTAGCTGGTGGTAAGAATAAAGCAGAAGCTATTTTAACTACTGTTTATGGCAATGAAAATGCCGTTCTTATTACTGATGAAGGAGCAGCTAATGAAATTTTAAATTTTTTAAATAGAGATGAATAA
- the gpmI gene encoding 2,3-bisphosphoglycerate-independent phosphoglycerate mutase yields MSKKPVMLMILDGFGISPNKEGNAVAAANKPNYDRLFAKYPHTELQASGLEVGLPEGQMGNSEVGHLNIGAGRIIYQELTRITKEIKEGTFFTNKALVKAMDEAKENNTSLHLMGLLSNGGVHSHIDHLKGLLELAKKKGLQKVYVHAFMDGRDVAPSSGKEFIVELENAMKEIGVGEIATISGRYYAMDRDNRWERVELAYNAMVLGEGEKASSAVEAIEKSYHDNKTDEFVLPTVIEEDGHPVARIKDGDSVIFFNFRPDRAREITRAIVDPEFKGFERKQLHVNFVCMTQYDKTLECVDVAYRPESYTNTLGEYVASKGLNQLRIAETEKYAHVTFFFNGGVEQPNTNEDRALIASPKVATYDLKPEMSAYEVTDELINRLDQDKYDMIILNFANPDMVGHTGVQEAAVKAIEAVDECLGKVADKVLEKEGTLFITADHGNAEVMIDYSTGKPMTAHTSDPVPFLWVSKDAEGKSLKDGGKLADIAPTMLTVMGLEVPSEMTGTCLLNK; encoded by the coding sequence ATGAGTAAAAAACCTGTAATGTTAATGATATTAGACGGATTTGGAATTTCTCCAAACAAAGAAGGTAATGCAGTAGCTGCTGCTAATAAACCAAATTATGATAGATTATTTGCAAAATATCCACACACTGAATTACAAGCTTCAGGATTAGAAGTTGGTCTTCCAGAAGGACAAATGGGTAACTCAGAGGTTGGTCATTTAAATATAGGTGCTGGTAGAATAATATACCAAGAGTTAACTAGAATAACTAAAGAAATAAAAGAAGGAACTTTCTTCACAAACAAAGCTTTAGTTAAGGCTATGGATGAAGCTAAAGAAAATAATACTTCATTACACTTAATGGGATTATTATCAAACGGAGGGGTTCACTCTCACATAGATCACTTAAAAGGTCTTTTAGAGTTAGCTAAGAAAAAAGGACTTCAAAAAGTTTACGTTCATGCTTTCATGGATGGTAGAGACGTTGCTCCATCATCAGGTAAAGAATTCATAGTTGAATTAGAAAATGCTATGAAGGAAATTGGTGTTGGTGAAATAGCTACTATAAGTGGTAGATATTACGCAATGGATAGAGATAACAGATGGGAAAGAGTAGAATTAGCTTATAACGCTATGGTTTTAGGAGAAGGTGAAAAAGCTTCTTCAGCTGTTGAAGCTATAGAAAAATCTTACCATGATAACAAAACTGACGAGTTCGTTTTACCTACAGTAATTGAAGAAGATGGACACCCAGTTGCTAGAATTAAAGATGGAGACTCAGTAATATTCTTTAACTTTAGACCAGATAGAGCTAGAGAAATAACTAGAGCTATAGTTGATCCAGAATTCAAAGGATTTGAAAGAAAGCAATTACACGTAAACTTTGTTTGTATGACTCAATATGACAAAACTTTAGAGTGTGTAGATGTTGCTTATAGACCAGAAAGTTACACAAATACTTTAGGAGAATATGTTGCATCTAAAGGATTAAACCAATTAAGAATTGCTGAAACTGAAAAATATGCTCACGTAACATTCTTCTTTAACGGTGGAGTAGAACAACCAAACACTAATGAAGATAGAGCATTAATAGCTTCACCAAAGGTTGCTACATACGATCTTAAACCAGAAATGAGTGCTTATGAAGTAACTGATGAATTAATAAATAGATTAGATCAAGACAAATATGACATGATAATATTAAACTTCGCTAACCCAGATATGGTTGGACACACTGGAGTACAAGAAGCAGCTGTTAAAGCTATAGAAGCAGTTGATGAGTGCTTAGGAAAAGTAGCTGATAAGGTATTAGAAAAAGAAGGTACTTTATTCATAACTGCTGACCATGGTAATGCAGAAGTAATGATAGATTACTCAACTGGTAAACCAATGACTGCTCATACTTCAGATCCAGTTCCATTCTTATGGGTATCAAAAGATGCTGAAGGAAA
- a CDS encoding phosphoglycerate kinase — protein MNFNKKTIEDVQVKGKKVLVRCDFNVPLKDGVITDENRLNGAMPTIKYLVDNGAKVILCSHMGKPKGEAKPEFSLAPVAKRLSEMLGKEVVFAADDNVVGENAKKAVAEMKDGDVVLLQNTRYRKEETKNGEELSKELASLAEMFVNDAFGTAHRAHCSTVGVTEYLKPAVCGYLIQKELKFLGDAVETPERPFVAILGGAKVSDKINVINNLLEKVDTLIIGGGMAYTFLKAQGYTVGSSLVEEDKVEYAKEMLAKAEEKGVKLLLPVDHRVAKEFKDVEAVVTEDQNIAEGFMGLDIGPKTEAIYAEAIKDAKTVIWNGPMGVFEFENFNKGTIAVAKAMAEADATTIIGGGDSAAAVNILGFGDKMSHISTGGGASLEFLEGKVLPGIAALNDK, from the coding sequence ATGAACTTCAATAAAAAGACTATAGAAGACGTTCAAGTAAAAGGTAAAAAAGTATTAGTAAGATGCGACTTTAACGTTCCATTAAAAGATGGTGTTATAACTGATGAAAACAGATTAAACGGAGCTATGCCAACTATAAAATACTTAGTTGATAACGGCGCTAAAGTAATCCTTTGCTCACATATGGGTAAACCAAAAGGAGAAGCTAAACCAGAATTCTCATTAGCACCTGTAGCTAAAAGATTAAGTGAAATGCTTGGTAAAGAAGTAGTATTTGCTGCTGACGACAACGTTGTTGGAGAAAATGCTAAAAAAGCTGTAGCTGAAATGAAAGATGGAGACGTAGTTTTACTTCAAAATACAAGATACAGAAAAGAAGAAACTAAAAATGGTGAAGAGTTATCAAAAGAATTAGCTAGCTTAGCTGAAATGTTTGTTAACGATGCATTCGGTACTGCTCACAGAGCTCACTGCTCAACAGTTGGAGTAACTGAATACTTAAAACCAGCAGTATGTGGATACTTAATTCAAAAAGAGCTTAAGTTCTTAGGAGATGCTGTAGAAACTCCAGAAAGACCATTCGTTGCTATCTTAGGTGGAGCTAAAGTTTCAGACAAGATAAACGTTATAAACAACCTTTTAGAAAAAGTTGATACTTTAATAATAGGTGGAGGAATGGCTTACACATTCTTAAAAGCTCAAGGATATACTGTAGGAAGTTCATTAGTAGAAGAAGATAAAGTTGAATACGCTAAAGAAATGTTAGCTAAAGCTGAGGAAAAAGGTGTTAAATTATTATTACCTGTAGATCACAGAGTAGCTAAAGAATTCAAAGATGTTGAAGCTGTAGTTACAGAAGATCAAAACATTGCTGAAGGATTCATGGGATTAGATATCGGACCAAAAACTGAAGCTATCTACGCTGAAGCTATAAAAGATGCTAAAACAGTTATCTGGAACGGACCAATGGGAGTATTCGAATTCGAAAACTTCAACAAAGGAACAATAGCTGTTGCTAAAGCTATGGCTGAAGCAGATGCTACTACTATAATCGGTGGTGGAGATTCAGCTGCTGCTGTAAATATCTTAGGATTCGGTGACAAAATGTCTCACATCTCAACTGGTGGTGGAGCTTCATTAGAATTCTTAGAAGGAAAAGTATTACCAGGAATAGCTGCTTTAAACGATAAATAA